Proteins from one Thermostichus vulcanus str. 'Rupite' genomic window:
- a CDS encoding serine/threonine-protein kinase: MAWAVGEKLQEGRYRIESILGEGGFGITYCAWDNFRADQVVIKVLNDSIARDPDYPRFEQSFMNEALQLARCRHPHVVKVEEVIREGERWCIVMEFIRGQTLHQLLRQTGPLPLPEALRFTQEVGSALSALHEQGILHRDVKPANIMVRAESKQAVLIDFGLARGFAQGILQRHTSLGTDGYAPLEQYDTWRRRGAFIDVYALAATLYTLLTGMVPLCAPVRATGRELDPPQRLNPDIPGRVSRAIEQGMALKWEERPQTIAEWLQLLVEEPSDTSAGIQQGKPHPGIGIQTRDLQELQQILAKPEDELERLLIEHSAEELERIVAPPTPATVKMAPDPGSLVFPEVQMGPDFGPRGSQPAANPVTSPWQEWVGEAAPAFQGLWDRLQAGQWREADRWTSALMLKLSGRSTTGYFALEDIQAFPCPMLRLIDQFWVQTSLGRFGFSVQKQLWQGLGPSGTFTGRSGALPREEQMAEKVGWWVQGRWLGYDELNTSLQAAKGHLPIGFFWGYAGGLRSALLLLDQVVLKKMNACL; the protein is encoded by the coding sequence ATGGCTTGGGCAGTCGGGGAGAAACTACAGGAGGGGCGCTATCGCATTGAGTCGATCCTAGGGGAGGGCGGCTTTGGCATCACCTACTGTGCCTGGGACAACTTCCGTGCTGACCAGGTGGTGATCAAGGTCTTGAACGATAGTATTGCCCGGGATCCCGACTATCCGCGCTTTGAGCAGAGTTTCATGAACGAGGCCCTCCAGTTGGCCCGCTGCCGTCACCCCCATGTGGTCAAGGTGGAGGAGGTGATCCGCGAAGGGGAACGCTGGTGCATCGTCATGGAGTTTATTCGCGGCCAAACCCTGCATCAGCTCCTGCGTCAAACGGGGCCACTGCCCTTGCCGGAAGCACTGCGCTTCACCCAAGAGGTGGGATCCGCCCTCAGCGCCTTGCATGAGCAAGGGATCCTGCATCGGGATGTGAAACCTGCCAACATTATGGTGCGGGCTGAGTCTAAACAGGCGGTGTTGATTGACTTTGGCTTGGCCCGAGGCTTTGCTCAAGGGATCCTGCAGCGGCACACTTCCTTAGGTACCGATGGCTATGCCCCTTTGGAGCAATACGATACCTGGCGCCGTCGGGGAGCCTTTATCGATGTCTATGCCCTAGCCGCTACCCTCTACACACTGCTGACTGGAATGGTACCCCTGTGTGCGCCGGTACGAGCCACAGGCCGGGAGCTGGATCCACCCCAACGGCTGAACCCCGATATTCCTGGCCGGGTGAGCCGAGCGATTGAGCAGGGGATGGCTTTGAAATGGGAGGAGCGCCCACAAACCATCGCAGAGTGGCTGCAACTGCTTGTCGAAGAGCCTTCTGATACTTCTGCAGGGATCCAACAGGGTAAGCCCCACCCGGGGATCGGGATCCAAACCCGCGATCTCCAGGAATTGCAGCAAATCCTGGCCAAACCTGAAGATGAATTGGAACGGTTGCTGATAGAGCATTCTGCGGAGGAGCTGGAACGCATCGTTGCGCCGCCCACCCCCGCCACGGTGAAAATGGCCCCGGATCCCGGATCTCTTGTATTTCCAGAAGTACAGATGGGGCCGGACTTTGGCCCAAGGGGATCCCAGCCAGCAGCAAACCCGGTCACGTCCCCCTGGCAAGAATGGGTTGGTGAAGCAGCTCCTGCGTTTCAAGGATTATGGGATCGGCTGCAAGCCGGGCAATGGAGAGAGGCGGATCGCTGGACATCGGCCCTGATGTTGAAACTCAGTGGCCGCTCCACCACCGGCTACTTTGCCCTGGAAGACATTCAGGCTTTTCCTTGCCCGATGTTGCGCCTGATCGACCAATTTTGGGTGCAAACCAGTCTGGGGCGCTTCGGCTTCAGTGTGCAAAAGCAGTTGTGGCAAGGCTTGGGCCCAAGTGGGACGTTCACAGGGAGAAGTGGTGCTCTTCCCCGTGAAGAACAGATGGCGGAAAAAGTAGGTTGGTGGGTGCAAGGCCGCTGGCTGGGCTATGACGAGCTGAATACCTCTTTACAGGCGGCAAAGGGGCATTTACCCATCGGTTTCTTTTGGGGGTATGCGGGGGGTTTACGCTCCGCTTTGTTGCTGTTGGATCAGGTGGTACTGAAAAAAATGAATGCTTGTCTTTGA
- the ppk2 gene encoding polyphosphate kinase 2 — MTPEPDSQPILLPSTPEAKPMAKGKKKRLKATGIPKPTFFPGQPGPKRRKLSQKDYERELFPLKVELVKLQYWVKHKGLKVVIIFEGRDAAGKGGMITTLTQPLNPRGCRVVALGVPSDREQTQWYFQRYVAHLPAAGEIVIFDRSWYNRAGVEKVMGFCTEEEYQEFMRSCPEFERMLVRSDIILLKYWFSVSDDEQERRFQKRVNDPLKRWKLSPMDIESRNRWVEYSQAKDTMLAHTNIPEAPWFTVEADDKRRARLNCIHHILSKIPYEDLIPEAVELPPRKEGGHYQRPPRNEQFYVPQVY; from the coding sequence GTGACCCCTGAACCGGATTCCCAACCGATTCTCCTGCCCTCTACCCCCGAGGCAAAACCCATGGCCAAGGGCAAAAAGAAGCGTCTCAAAGCCACCGGGATCCCGAAACCCACTTTTTTCCCTGGGCAGCCGGGCCCCAAGCGTCGCAAACTCTCGCAAAAGGATTATGAGCGGGAGTTGTTCCCTTTGAAAGTGGAGCTGGTGAAGCTGCAGTACTGGGTAAAGCACAAAGGATTGAAGGTGGTGATCATCTTTGAGGGGCGAGATGCCGCTGGGAAGGGGGGCATGATCACTACCCTGACCCAACCGTTGAATCCACGCGGCTGTCGGGTGGTGGCCTTAGGGGTACCGTCGGATCGGGAGCAAACCCAGTGGTACTTTCAGCGCTATGTAGCCCATTTGCCTGCTGCCGGAGAGATTGTCATCTTTGACCGCAGTTGGTACAACCGGGCTGGGGTGGAGAAAGTGATGGGCTTTTGCACCGAAGAGGAGTATCAGGAGTTCATGCGCTCCTGCCCCGAGTTTGAGCGAATGCTGGTGCGCTCCGATATTATTCTTTTGAAATATTGGTTTTCCGTCAGTGATGACGAACAGGAACGGCGCTTCCAAAAGCGGGTTAACGATCCCCTTAAGCGCTGGAAGCTCAGTCCCATGGATATTGAGTCCCGTAACCGTTGGGTGGAATATTCCCAAGCCAAAGACACGATGCTGGCCCACACCAATATTCCTGAAGCCCCGTGGTTTACGGTGGAAGCTGACGACAAACGCCGTGCCCGCCTCAACTGCATTCACCACATCCTCAGCAAGATCCCCTACGAAGATCTGATCCCTGAGGCTGTGGAGCTACCACCTCGCAAGGAAGGGGGACATTATCAGCGCCCACCCCGCAACGAACAGTTCTACGTGCCGCAGGTGTACTGA
- a CDS encoding HhoA/HhoB/HtrA family serine endopeptidase yields MVRILRHTLLAMVLFGGGVAGGVWLSSRSGQEWLEQSPVSTWTRRATEEVQSRLPQAEPRSADVVRPSNFIAAVAEEVGPAVVRIDATRTVSRVANPELFNQPLFRRFFGDQIPQLPQEFQREGTGSGFIIDASGLIITNAHVVEGSERVTVHLLDGRTFEGEVKGSDPVTDVAVIKVEGEDLPTVTLGDSDRVRPGDWAIAIGNPLGLDNTVTAGIISAVGRSSGQIGAANKRVAFLQTDAAINPGNSGGPLLDAEGRVIGVNTAIFQRAQSVGFSIPINRAMEIAEQLIKHGRVDHAFLGIRMITLNPEMVERLNRDPERPTTLTVQEGVLIGQVIPGSPAEQIGLREGDVITQINDQPIRDAEQVQQMVEATGVGNALTVRVIRDGQEQAFEVRTGVLPTEP; encoded by the coding sequence ATGGTGCGGATTCTACGGCACACACTTCTGGCGATGGTTTTGTTTGGTGGAGGCGTTGCGGGTGGAGTCTGGCTGTCGTCTCGCTCTGGGCAAGAATGGCTGGAGCAGAGCCCTGTCAGCACCTGGACACGACGGGCCACAGAAGAGGTGCAATCTCGTTTGCCTCAGGCTGAGCCTCGCTCTGCCGATGTTGTTCGGCCTTCCAACTTCATCGCAGCGGTTGCCGAAGAGGTGGGGCCGGCGGTGGTACGCATTGATGCGACCCGCACGGTGTCAAGAGTGGCCAATCCCGAATTGTTTAACCAGCCCCTGTTCCGCCGCTTCTTTGGGGATCAGATACCACAACTGCCACAGGAGTTTCAGCGGGAAGGGACGGGTTCCGGGTTCATCATCGATGCCAGTGGCCTGATCATTACCAATGCCCATGTGGTGGAGGGCAGCGAGCGGGTGACGGTGCATTTGCTGGATGGGCGCACCTTTGAGGGGGAAGTGAAGGGGTCGGATCCCGTCACAGATGTGGCGGTGATCAAAGTTGAGGGCGAGGATCTGCCGACAGTGACGTTGGGAGACTCCGACCGAGTGCGTCCGGGGGATTGGGCCATTGCCATTGGCAACCCACTTGGTTTGGATAACACTGTAACCGCCGGGATCATCAGTGCGGTTGGCCGTTCCTCAGGTCAAATTGGGGCCGCCAACAAACGAGTGGCTTTCCTACAAACGGATGCGGCGATTAATCCGGGCAACTCCGGTGGCCCACTCTTGGATGCAGAAGGTCGTGTGATTGGGGTGAACACAGCCATTTTCCAACGGGCCCAGAGCGTTGGCTTCTCCATTCCCATCAACCGAGCCATGGAAATTGCTGAGCAGCTCATCAAGCATGGCCGCGTCGATCACGCCTTCTTGGGCATCCGTATGATTACGCTTAACCCGGAAATGGTTGAGCGCCTCAACCGGGATCCCGAGCGCCCCACAACCTTGACTGTGCAGGAAGGGGTCTTGATTGGGCAGGTGATCCCTGGCTCCCCAGCCGAGCAAATCGGCTTGCGGGAGGGAGATGTGATCACCCAAATCAACGATCAACCCATTCGCGATGCTGAACAGGTACAGCAGATGGTGGAGGCGACCGGCGTGGGCAATGCTCTCACTGTGCGGGTGATCCGGGACGGGCAGGAGCAAGCCTTTGAAGTCAGAACCGGGGTACTCCCAACGGAGCCCTAG
- a CDS encoding nucleoside deaminase: protein MQLALEAAQQAGEAGEIPVAALVVGPGEALLALSSNRRERDRDPTAHAEILALRQAGQHLGDWQLLGCRLYVTLEPCPMCAGAISQSRLAQVIYGADDPKAGALRSVLNLPASGASFHCPEVIGGVCEAECRQLLQQWFLRLRRIPPHP from the coding sequence ATGCAATTGGCCCTTGAGGCAGCCCAACAAGCGGGAGAGGCGGGAGAGATTCCCGTAGCCGCTCTGGTGGTCGGCCCTGGAGAAGCGTTGCTCGCCCTGAGCAGTAATCGACGGGAACGAGATCGGGATCCCACTGCTCATGCGGAAATCTTGGCTTTGCGGCAGGCGGGACAACACCTGGGAGATTGGCAACTGCTGGGCTGTCGGTTATATGTGACCCTCGAACCCTGTCCGATGTGTGCCGGGGCAATCAGCCAATCTCGCCTGGCTCAGGTGATCTACGGCGCTGATGACCCTAAGGCTGGCGCATTGCGCAGTGTGCTGAATTTGCCAGCATCCGGCGCTAGTTTCCATTGCCCAGAGGTGATCGGCGGGGTTTGTGAAGCCGAGTGTCGGCAACTGTTGCAGCAGTGGTTCCTGCGGCTGCGACGGATCCCACCCCACCCCTAG
- a CDS encoding SpoIID/LytB domain-containing protein, with translation MPVALFSSPSPPVLSYRQSAWLKGIALLIWAWLCLTFPVQARVLLRVGIAVNKPQVTLGSSTGARLLNAQGQPLAEVQAMQPLRATRSGAGVSLAGQQGQRLYLQPTSPDGLVFINQNWYRGLVELIPGENGVIAINQVGLDDYVSSVVGSEMGHRFPLEALKAQAVASRTYALYHRGRRSNQPFDLGDGVDWQVYKGVAAESSRTQAAARETAGQVLIHQGQLINAVFHSSAGGHTDDAGNVWLESLPYLQGVPDFDQNSPVFSWTATIPAQQIQQLASGIGAIRSVEVLRSSPWGRAMMLRLTGSQGSKDLNAGEFRRLLGLRSTMIAISPRGAATTTASLTPVTGSPPAFFEIQGRGYGHGVGMSQWGAAGMAGQNYSYQQILSHYYRNTGLALVEGR, from the coding sequence GTGCCTGTTGCCCTTTTTTCTTCTCCTTCCCCTCCTGTTCTGTCCTATCGTCAGTCCGCTTGGTTGAAGGGTATTGCTCTTCTGATTTGGGCCTGGCTGTGTTTAACTTTCCCGGTACAGGCGCGCGTGTTGCTGCGGGTGGGCATTGCCGTCAACAAACCGCAGGTGACCCTCGGGAGCTCTACAGGGGCGCGGCTGCTGAATGCCCAAGGGCAACCTCTGGCAGAGGTTCAAGCCATGCAACCGTTGCGGGCTACCCGTTCTGGTGCGGGGGTCAGCTTAGCCGGCCAGCAGGGACAACGCCTCTACCTGCAGCCGACATCCCCGGATGGGCTAGTGTTTATCAACCAAAATTGGTATCGCGGCTTGGTGGAGTTGATCCCAGGCGAGAACGGGGTGATCGCCATCAATCAAGTCGGCCTGGATGACTACGTTTCCAGCGTGGTGGGCAGCGAAATGGGGCACCGTTTCCCACTTGAGGCTCTTAAAGCTCAAGCGGTGGCCTCCCGCACATATGCCCTCTACCACCGCGGTCGCCGTTCTAACCAGCCATTTGATCTGGGGGATGGTGTCGATTGGCAGGTGTACAAAGGGGTGGCCGCCGAATCCAGTCGGACCCAAGCGGCGGCCCGCGAGACTGCCGGACAGGTTCTCATCCACCAAGGTCAGCTGATCAATGCCGTTTTCCACTCCTCTGCGGGGGGGCATACGGATGATGCGGGGAATGTGTGGCTAGAGTCGTTGCCCTATTTGCAGGGGGTGCCGGATTTTGACCAAAACTCGCCTGTCTTTAGCTGGACCGCTACCATCCCCGCCCAGCAAATCCAACAGTTGGCCTCTGGCATTGGCGCGATTCGCTCGGTTGAGGTGTTGCGCAGCTCCCCTTGGGGACGGGCGATGATGTTGCGCTTGACGGGATCCCAAGGCAGCAAAGACCTGAATGCCGGTGAGTTTCGTCGGTTATTGGGGTTGCGCAGCACGATGATCGCCATTAGCCCGCGCGGAGCTGCCACAACTACCGCCAGCCTCACCCCCGTAACAGGATCCCCACCGGCGTTTTTTGAGATTCAGGGGCGCGGCTATGGACATGGAGTGGGCATGAGCCAGTGGGGCGCTGCCGGTATGGCGGGCCAAAACTATTCCTACCAGCAGATCCTCAGCCATTATTACCGCAATACGGGCCTAGCCTTGGTGGAAGGGCGCTAG
- the glgP gene encoding alpha-glucan family phosphorylase produces MSIATLAPAFPERCPVLPEALMPLCEIARNYWWTWNPDHLTIFREMDPALWERTSHNPVRMLEEVSYLRLAALATDVNYLATLQRMVKSYRAYMAAEDTWAKRTMKSYNWQRPIAYFCAEYGLHESLPTYSGGLGMLAADHLKSASDLGVPMVAIGLLYRQGYFQQRLDNSGWQGELYEDSEFDSLPLTLVRGQDGNPLLVEVAMRQRLVKARTWRVDVGRVPLFLLDTDIPENDPIDRWITGHLYGGSTDTRIAQECILGIGGVRLLRQLGLDPSVYHMNEGHAAFLTLELLREEISRGTPFLAAEPKVREKCLFTTHTPVPAGHDAFSPNEMDAFFASFWPQLGLTREQFLALGARRTGDPWERFNMTVLALRYARAANGVSKLHGRVSREMWHVLYPERSVDEVPIGSITNGVHARTWISPLFWNLYDQYLGPDWLERISDPEVWARVNEIPDEELWRRKAALRERLVSFARHRVLRSRRNRGEANERIQAVGHLLDPKILTIGFARRFSTYKRGDLILRDLERITRIFTNKDYPVQIIFAGKAHPRDEGGKRLIQRVVEWSNQPEVADRIAFIENYDAYVGRNLVQGVDVWLNNPRRPLEASGTSGQKVGFSGGLNLSVLDGWWPEGYNGHNGWAIGQEIDGLDPAAQDDLDANSLYDLLEYEVIPMFYDRDEHGIPRRWVARMKEAIRTLNPVFNTDRMVAEYVLKMYEPEHMSAEVRPTLSGSAVAG; encoded by the coding sequence ATGTCCATCGCCACCCTAGCCCCTGCCTTTCCTGAGCGTTGTCCCGTACTACCCGAGGCTCTCATGCCGTTGTGCGAGATCGCCCGCAACTATTGGTGGACTTGGAACCCGGATCACCTCACCATCTTCCGAGAAATGGATCCCGCCTTGTGGGAGAGAACCTCCCATAATCCTGTGCGCATGCTGGAGGAGGTTTCCTACCTGCGGCTGGCGGCTCTGGCCACAGATGTGAACTATTTGGCGACTCTGCAACGGATGGTGAAGTCCTATCGTGCCTACATGGCCGCTGAGGACACCTGGGCTAAGCGCACCATGAAAAGCTACAACTGGCAGCGCCCGATTGCCTATTTCTGTGCCGAATACGGTTTGCACGAGTCTTTGCCCACCTACTCCGGTGGTTTGGGCATGTTGGCTGCCGACCACCTCAAGTCGGCCTCCGATTTGGGGGTACCGATGGTGGCGATTGGATTGCTCTATCGTCAGGGCTATTTCCAACAGCGCCTCGACAACAGTGGCTGGCAAGGGGAACTCTACGAAGATTCGGAATTTGACTCGCTGCCCCTCACCTTGGTACGTGGTCAGGATGGCAACCCTCTGTTGGTGGAAGTGGCCATGCGGCAGCGGCTGGTGAAGGCCCGTACCTGGCGGGTAGATGTGGGTCGGGTGCCCCTCTTCCTACTTGATACTGACATTCCAGAAAATGATCCGATTGATCGCTGGATTACTGGCCATCTTTACGGCGGTAGCACCGATACTCGCATCGCGCAGGAGTGCATTCTCGGCATCGGGGGTGTGCGCCTGCTGCGCCAGTTGGGCTTGGATCCCTCGGTCTACCATATGAATGAGGGGCATGCTGCGTTCTTAACCCTGGAGCTGTTGCGGGAAGAAATTTCCCGAGGAACGCCCTTTTTGGCGGCAGAGCCGAAGGTGCGGGAGAAGTGTCTGTTCACCACCCATACCCCTGTGCCGGCGGGTCACGATGCCTTTAGCCCCAATGAGATGGATGCCTTCTTTGCCTCCTTCTGGCCACAACTGGGCCTGACACGGGAGCAATTTTTGGCATTGGGGGCACGTCGAACCGGGGATCCCTGGGAGCGCTTTAACATGACGGTACTGGCGTTGCGGTACGCACGGGCGGCCAATGGGGTGAGCAAGCTACACGGACGGGTATCCCGCGAAATGTGGCATGTGCTTTACCCGGAGCGCTCTGTAGATGAGGTACCGATCGGCTCAATTACCAATGGTGTTCACGCTCGCACCTGGATCTCACCCCTGTTCTGGAATCTCTACGACCAGTACTTGGGGCCCGATTGGCTAGAGCGGATATCAGACCCTGAGGTGTGGGCGCGGGTTAACGAGATCCCCGATGAGGAGTTGTGGCGGCGTAAGGCGGCCCTGCGGGAGCGCTTGGTCTCTTTTGCTCGCCACCGGGTGCTGCGATCCCGGCGTAATCGCGGGGAAGCTAACGAGCGCATTCAAGCGGTAGGCCACCTTTTGGATCCGAAGATCCTAACGATTGGGTTTGCCCGTCGCTTCAGCACCTACAAACGAGGCGATCTGATCCTGCGGGATCTGGAGCGGATCACCCGCATCTTCACCAATAAGGATTACCCGGTTCAAATCATTTTTGCCGGTAAGGCTCACCCCCGCGATGAAGGGGGTAAACGCTTAATTCAACGGGTGGTGGAATGGTCCAACCAACCGGAAGTGGCGGATCGCATCGCCTTCATCGAAAATTACGATGCCTATGTCGGTCGCAACTTGGTGCAAGGGGTGGATGTGTGGCTGAATAACCCCCGGCGACCGTTGGAAGCTTCCGGTACCTCTGGGCAAAAGGTGGGCTTTAGCGGTGGTTTAAATTTGTCGGTTTTGGATGGCTGGTGGCCCGAGGGCTACAACGGTCATAATGGTTGGGCTATTGGCCAAGAAATCGACGGTCTCGATCCGGCGGCCCAAGATGATTTGGATGCCAACTCCCTCTATGATCTGCTGGAGTATGAGGTCATCCCGATGTTCTATGACCGTGATGAGCACGGGATCCCGCGCCGCTGGGTGGCCCGGATGAAGGAGGCAATTCGCACCCTTAACCCTGTCTTCAACACCGACCGCATGGTGGCGGAATACGTGTTGAAGATGTACGAGCCTGAGCATATGTCCGCTGAGGTTCGGCCCACTTTATCGGGCTCGGCAGTGGCCGGTTAA
- a CDS encoding helix-turn-helix domain-containing protein yields MTSVALWATMTLITILGFCQLRNIRNRLKVIKVSIYPADEQSILLAKHFDWTRWLWHHCLSVVTETYKTTGKEISAFIVKKQIPALKVEHEWRKECYSQCLQPSVLNLSRAFQPFFEGRAKYPNCKSKHHVPTADLRHRQSVQFPQNVKVIS; encoded by the coding sequence GTGACCAGCGTTGCCCTATGGGCCACCATGACCCTCATCACAATACTTGGTTTCTGCCAACTCAGAAACATTAGAAACAGGTTGAAAGTAATCAAGGTCAGCATCTATCCTGCCGATGAGCAGTCCATCCTACTAGCCAAGCATTTTGACTGGACCCGATGGCTGTGGCATCACTGCTTGTCTGTCGTGACGGAAACCTACAAGACGACCGGCAAGGAGATTTCTGCTTTCATCGTGAAAAAACAGATCCCAGCGCTGAAGGTTGAGCATGAATGGCGGAAGGAATGCTATTCGCAGTGCTTGCAGCCGTCGGTACTGAATCTGTCACGGGCGTTCCAACCCTTCTTTGAGGGGAGAGCGAAGTACCCCAACTGCAAATCTAAGCATCATGTGCCGACGGCAGACTTACGCCATCGGCAGTCGGTTCAGTTCCCTCAAAACGTCAAAGTGATTTCGTGA
- a CDS encoding protein kinase domain-containing protein, with the protein MFTRQAASIGSLQVKIMQPHLENHILNDRYRLQHLISEGGMGAVYQAVDTQRFDATVAVKLLHQRLLVKSHLHDQLLQRFATEAKVSILLGNHPNIIKVMDYGLEGDQPFLVMEFLGEAPLVGQSLSQLLKQEGPMAPERVVRLARQICAGLHHAHCFERELDGISIKGVIHRDIKPSNIYIVRDPTSGQGGETVKLLDFGIAKVLSDMTLSLGTEALGFLGTAQYASPEQLRGKVLDARSDIYSLGLVLYEMLAGQSPLEPETDSFWAWIDAHNHQPPKPLPLEQLPHSIPPTLQQIVFACLEKDREERPVSMQALSNALEAVLQPPPEGATVADITTWITQLLKHTAPPSVPVTRPDTTVELPPKPVSGPAPSGKVGTPNQPLRSQAASGPQGSRSDGSGPVSGSPASHPSRPVTPGTPLFAAREESPSLLEDALQQPSEIISSEPSQPAPVQEVSDIDPKDSSTQEPREGIPATIQYSSISVVPPTPVAQPDPPTQPQKTELSTAQARRTFPPGSPASSAQKTPAPSTRVVAKPTTGKGAWLFGLLLVLLGSAGGGLWYLSMQTAFGPETPEPDPSPTLVAATPEPDPSPETTPPPTPEVETTPEPTPEVTPTPTPEAIPTPTPEATPTPTSTPNPTPEATPTPTPVPTPTPAPALTPTPTPEPTPTPVPATPPPTPVPQFTPLLQGVRPQTTPTPAPTAAQAGVDVVALLDQGRSLIGSGRGLDALVTYERATEADPNSAAAWSGKCMAAVLLGQFPEALSACERSQQISADHPEAATGRCAALVGLGRQSEAGTVCNRAVQLDANNAYSWLNQGAYLIWAQDFAKAAEASQKATQLNSNLYQAWFNQSLSLSALRRFDEALRASDKAVELRPNLADAWYGRGLILEQLGRNEEAVNSYKRAVELRPGYPEALAGVGRLSGY; encoded by the coding sequence TTGTTCACAAGGCAAGCTGCCTCTATCGGATCCCTTCAGGTCAAGATCATGCAACCCCATCTGGAGAACCACATCCTCAATGATCGCTACCGTCTTCAGCATTTAATCAGTGAAGGGGGGATGGGAGCTGTCTACCAGGCGGTGGATACGCAACGCTTCGATGCCACAGTGGCGGTGAAATTGCTGCACCAAAGGCTGCTGGTTAAATCTCATCTTCACGATCAATTGTTGCAACGATTTGCCACTGAAGCTAAGGTCAGCATTCTCTTGGGCAATCATCCCAACATCATTAAGGTGATGGATTATGGACTCGAAGGGGATCAACCCTTTTTGGTGATGGAATTTTTGGGGGAAGCACCTCTAGTCGGACAGAGCCTGAGCCAATTGTTGAAGCAAGAGGGGCCGATGGCTCCCGAACGGGTGGTGCGCTTGGCCCGTCAGATTTGCGCGGGATTACACCATGCCCACTGCTTTGAGCGGGAGCTGGATGGCATTTCCATCAAAGGGGTGATCCACCGCGACATCAAGCCCAGCAATATTTACATTGTCCGGGATCCCACCTCGGGCCAGGGAGGAGAAACCGTTAAGTTGCTGGATTTTGGCATTGCCAAAGTCTTAAGCGATATGACCCTGAGCTTGGGCACTGAGGCTTTGGGATTTCTAGGTACTGCCCAGTACGCTTCCCCCGAACAGCTGCGCGGCAAGGTCTTGGATGCCCGTTCCGATATCTATTCGCTGGGGTTGGTGCTTTACGAGATGTTGGCGGGGCAGTCTCCGCTAGAACCCGAAACCGACTCTTTTTGGGCCTGGATCGATGCCCACAACCATCAGCCCCCTAAGCCCCTGCCCCTAGAGCAACTGCCTCATTCGATTCCACCGACGTTGCAACAGATTGTCTTCGCCTGCCTGGAAAAGGATCGGGAGGAACGCCCCGTCAGTATGCAGGCCCTGAGCAATGCCCTAGAGGCTGTGCTGCAACCTCCCCCAGAAGGGGCAACCGTTGCGGATATCACCACCTGGATCACACAACTTTTGAAACATACGGCACCCCCTTCTGTACCAGTCACCCGCCCCGACACGACGGTTGAACTTCCTCCAAAACCTGTTTCTGGCCCTGCCCCTAGTGGCAAGGTGGGTACACCCAATCAACCCCTCCGTTCTCAGGCTGCGTCTGGCCCACAGGGATCCCGTTCCGATGGTTCTGGGCCTGTTTCCGGGTCTCCAGCTTCTCACCCTTCACGGCCTGTTACCCCCGGCACTCCCTTATTTGCGGCGCGAGAAGAGAGTCCTTCCCTGCTAGAAGATGCCTTGCAGCAGCCGTCTGAAATCATCTCCTCTGAACCTTCTCAGCCAGCTCCAGTTCAAGAGGTTAGCGATATTGATCCAAAAGACAGCTCCACGCAGGAACCCCGAGAAGGGATCCCGGCCACCATTCAGTATTCTTCTATCTCGGTTGTTCCTCCCACACCGGTCGCACAGCCAGACCCACCCACTCAACCGCAGAAGACCGAACTCTCCACTGCACAGGCAAGACGGACATTCCCCCCAGGATCCCCAGCAAGCTCTGCTCAAAAGACACCAGCTCCTTCCACTCGGGTTGTAGCCAAACCCACAACTGGCAAAGGAGCCTGGTTGTTTGGCCTGCTCCTGGTGCTCTTGGGTTCTGCTGGGGGAGGACTGTGGTATCTCTCCATGCAGACCGCTTTTGGGCCTGAAACCCCCGAACCGGATCCCTCCCCCACTCTGGTCGCGGCAACCCCCGAACCGGATCCCTCCCCAGAAACGACGCCTCCCCCAACTCCAGAAGTAGAGACGACTCCAGAACCGACACCGGAAGTGACGCCAACCCCCACTCCAGAAGCGATCCCGACCCCGACACCAGAGGCCACCCCAACGCCGACCTCAACTCCAAATCCGACACCAGAAGCCACCCCGACTCCAACCCCGGTTCCAACACCAACCCCTGCACCAGCCCTCACTCCGACACCAACCCCAGAACCGACCCCGACCCCTGTACCCGCAACACCACCACCAACCCCTGTTCCACAATTTACCCCTCTGCTACAAGGAGTTCGACCTCAAACCACACCTACCCCAGCTCCCACCGCCGCTCAAGCGGGAGTAGATGTAGTTGCCCTTTTGGATCAAGGTCGCAGCTTGATTGGATCCGGGCGCGGGTTAGACGCCTTAGTCACCTATGAGCGAGCCACTGAAGCCGATCCGAATTCTGCTGCTGCCTGGAGTGGGAAGTGTATGGCGGCTGTGTTACTTGGACAATTCCCGGAAGCGCTGTCTGCCTGCGAACGGTCACAACAAATTTCTGCCGATCACCCAGAGGCTGCAACCGGACGTTGTGCAGCTTTGGTGGGGTTGGGGCGGCAGTCGGAAGCAGGGACGGTCTGTAACCGAGCTGTGCAGTTGGATGCCAACAATGCCTATTCCTGGCTGAATCAGGGGGCGTACCTGATTTGGGCACAAGACTTTGCTAAGGCCGCTGAAGCCAGCCAAAAAGCAACCCAACTCAACAGCAATCTCTACCAGGCATGGTTCAACCAGTCTCTATCTTTATCTGCCTTACGTCGCTTTGATGAGGCTCTACGTGCTTCTGACAAAGCAGTGGAATTGCGCCCAAATTTGGCAGATGCCTGGTATGGTCGGGGTCTGATCCTGGAGCAACTGGGCCGCAATGAAGAAGCGGTAAACTCCTACAAACGGGCTGTGGAGTTACGCCCCGGCTATCCCGAAGCATTGGCAGGGGTAGGCAGGCTCTCGGGCTATTGA